TCTAATGGCCTGCTTCCAAATCCCCATTTCTTAAAAGTCCTTGAGGTCCAATTAGTACTGCAGTGGTAATTCAGTATAAGAGTTCTCTGAGAAAATGGAGGAGGCAAAGAAACCCATTGGCTTGGTTCTGAGCAACCAAGTTCTGTTCCATTTTGGAACAGAAACAATTGGGTATCAAAGATCTCAGTTAGAAGTTCAGCTCCAAGTCCTATTCGAGCCACCCCTGGCTCCCTACAGCCTTTCTAAACCAGTCTGGCTGGTTCAACTGCAAAATGTCTCTGCTACAAAGGCTCCAGAAGGTCATTTCTGTATGGAACCTAAGCGTGGGTTAACTGCTTCCCACAGCCTGGTCAGAGAAAAGTCATGGAAATCTGGGAGGCCTTCAAACTTCCCAGGTTTAACACCATTTCCATTCATTAGATAactctttggttttatttacgTGAGTAGGAGGGTGTGCTTTTAACACTCACTCTGCAGGGAATAGGAAGAAATTCCCTCACAAAACGCCTGGAGACAATTAGTTAGGAGGAACATGATCCAACCATGATCTGAGGTAAGGGAACAATATTCAAATGTTAGAGGACAATGTATAACTACTGGATATAAATCTTATTGAGATAAATTTCATCAACCAGTCCATTTTTATACATGACACCATGTCAAAAGTATGTCAGTCACGCCTAATGCTGAGGTAGCACAAGCCCCATTAGTTGCCAGGGGGCAGGATTTCAGTCTCTGTTCATTCTCAGAGGCTGCTGCTGATCCTCTTGtgattaccaaaaaaaaaaaaagtttctctgttTCCCTCTGTTCTTTCCATTACTGAAATAGCTTCCTCGTGACAACCCTTTAAAAAGCTCctttgcaaaaaggaaaaagttgtaTTATAGCAATATTCGATACCCAGTATCACTTGCTCAATGAAAGCAGTAGTCTGGGTTAAACAAAGCTATTAATACTGCTTCGCATACCATTTCCTAAAGGTTATGCTACTCAATCATTTTGGATCACCTCCAGAGAGATCACTTTCTTAAGATTTTAGCCCTTATGTTAATTGGGTAGGCATACTTGACAGTCTAAATAATTCAGATGTCGGCCTCTTGTTATACTactgtagggaaaaaaacattattataGGAGAATTTGGGGTTTTCATTTTCCAATAATTTCCTGGTCATCACAGTGGTAGTATAAAGTTTAAATAGATGCTCCAGTCCCACCCGACCAGTGGAGAAAtcagagggtgctgggggggaaaggaaggaacgTGGTAAAGATACAGATCAGTCCCCACacacttttaaagcttttctaaGACTGTTTTGATGAGGGGTTACTTTTCCAAGACGTTTAATGCTCTGTGTTAGTTATTCCAAGTAGGATTACTTCAGTTCCAATCAGTCATAATCTCTTCATTAAAAGTAATGAAGCAAAGCTGATAAGCTATAACAGCATGATCAAAGGTTTCAGAacaactgggttttttttttaaaagacactgCGCTTTTAAGTTTGCATTACAGAAAGAACTATTCTCAATATAAAACTACCTTTAAATGACCTAGAGCAAAGGAATCTTCTTCCAGTGAGAAATTCTGATTCAATTTGTAATTCACCCTCCATGTGAGCATACAACAGAGCTAAACTGTTTCCTGGTttagtatttttcctgttttaacattttatggACTAAAAAAGGGTTTATAGAAAGCTGCTTAGCCTAGATTTTGGTGTTTGAGGACACATTCTAATATATCTCACAAGCGAAGACAGAAGTTAGGCAATTTCATAAGACTAAAATTTACCACATATCAACGTCCCTTTACATTCTATGAATGAATGGGTACCATCTCTAAAACGTGTATAACAAATAAAAGCTTATGAAAGTCCAACTCGAATTTTGCAACCAAATGGCGATAACCCCaaacacaccaccacccccccccccccccccccccccttaatttATCAAAACAAGACTTctgaaaccaaagaaaacacctttttaaAGTGAGTACTACAGCATGGACATGACCTACAATGGAGTCAATACCATGTTAGGGGAAGAAAAGTTCGTATGTTCTGGTAAACATGGTGGATGATACCTACGTGATGTTCATGTCCACGCTGACCCCAGGCACTGCTCTTTCTGTGTACAGCAACGCTGCTGTTGACACCACATCCACAAGTGTGGCTGTCAAACCTCCATGTAACGTGCCACCTCTGTTTGTATGCTCCTCCTCTACTTTCATTTCACAAACAATTTTTCCAGGAGTTGCAGAAAGAAGTTTCATCTGTATaaccaaaaaaaggaatgaaacgCTTACTGACAACAGTGCCAACACCTGATACTGCCCTGAATCAAACTGAAAGTAAATCTTGTTTAATTCTGGATTCCTGAGACAAattaaaagatggaaaatacagtaattcaACTGTCACATTAGGTATTTCCATAAATTTTGAGCAGAAGATTGTTGCCTTagaaaaatttgtatttctagtagagataaatatttaaactgaCAGCTTAACAAAACTTCAATACTTGCTATGCTCTCAGGAACTGCTTGGGAGACAACGCtcttcttcagttttccttttgctttaatCTGTGACTGAAAAGCCAGATTACAGGGAACACAAAACTGCTCTGACTGTGTGTACCACAGTTGTGAAGGCGTATTTGTTAGCTCACAAAACGGAAACGAGACTGATGGTAATTCATTAATCATTATACTAGAGCAACCTCagtaaaaatcagtattttgaaatgaGCACTGGAAATGCTAATCAGATTGGCCTCCCTGAACTGCAAATTCATACTCCTGGGTAGAAGCATCCAAGGCTGTATCACACCGTATTACAGCATCATGACTTGCATATACACTTTCATTCCAGCCCATAGGTGTTAAATAGAAAATTTACAGTACCTCTATGGTATCATGCTTCCCCCTGTAACCAACACAAGCAGCTGGATTTTTGAGACCAAGGAGTTACTGcaattcagtatttcaaaatcttttttttttcaagtttcttcAGTTAGTACCACTATattcaaaatctgaaatatatTCAAAATCCAAAAGCGGATACAGAACTGGAGTAAGTTCAGCATATATATTTACACCTACAACTAAGACTTTGAAGTACCTTTAGACTGTCACAAGTGAAATGTGGgcataatatttattataattcctactaattttctaatttttttacaaaggttttttttcccacttacATGTTCCATACCGTGTCAGCTTAAATCTTTTTAGTCTTAAAAGGAGTTAAGATTGAAACGTTTCCAGTTTCACTATTCCTTATTTATACTGCAGTGTAAGACCTCAGTTTCAGCCAATGTCCCTTTCTGATAGGCCAAGTTTATCCAAATTTTGCAGAGGAATGATACTAAGATAAATGGTGATGTAGTAGACAGTCCATCTACAAATGGAAAAAGGTGGAGTTAAGCAGAGGGGAAGTCATTGAGGCAGTGTCCAAACATGGAAAAAGCACCTTTATCAATGAAAATCCCAAGTCCTAAACCAGGCACGCTGTGCTGCACTGACTGGAGGCCCAAGTTTCTGACAGAATTTCCAATGAGGACTTTACTGACGCTTGACACGGGGAGCAGATGGCTTCCACTGCCGTCAGGGAGTGCTCCAATCCATCAGCAAGGCAAGGAAAGCATCTGCTTTCATTCGTCGTTGCTCTGATCTGGCACTCGCTGCCTGCTCTCCTTGACGAAAACAGTATTTGAACGCTTCCTGGACTTacacagccagagctgctggttTGTACTTCTCTTCTTCCAGCCCTTCTGTGCCTGCCCTCCCACGCGTCTGTCTCAGTGAGCAGTATGCTGCTTTGGCTTCCAGCCACTGCTGCGACGCACTGCTTCTCTGGAGAAGGGGCTTCAAAACCCACAGTCGATAAGCCCTACGTAGATACCGCATTGGAATTAAACCAGAAACTAAGTCTGATGGTGGAGCTGAAAAGTTTTGGACTAGAATCTGTCTCCTCCAGAACAGGAAAAATCTTGAGTCATATTTAGTTACGGCAAGAAAGGCTTCAGGTATCtcccagaaaaacagcagatactttaaatttaaacaaaaccataCTTTTATTACGATTATGTTCACAGCATCGTAATTCTAAAAGGAGAttgcagaaaaagtaaaaaagtattCCAGAGCAAGGTAGGAAGCCCATCTCCCAAGGCTCACTTCCAGCCTGTCACCTTTAGGAgctaaaatactgcatttgttCTCCACTTAGTAGGATTTTAAGGTAAAGAAGAGTAAAGTTATCAGAGTAAAGAGGTGACCAAGAACTAATTGGACTCTTTATAAATAAATGGACTTCATAAACTTAAAGCTTTATACTTTTTATACACTAGGCCAGAATGTCTTGGGGAAACAAGGTAATAAGAGTTGTTTTGCAAACAGTTACTTTCTATTAAATGCATTGGATCACAGAGCTGACAATGAAAGCACCACTGGCCCCTCTACAACGCAAAacacataaattttaaaatggtttgttttcttaagatATATTGACCACTTCTCTCCGTGTCACGGTTacacaaataaacagaaaccaAACGCAGAATTTTAGCATTGCAAAACTTAATGAGAACACTGAAACCGCTTCACAGGACCGCCCTACACAGGAGCTCAAGAACAAATCAGCTACGCTACTGCACGCTACACAATTTAGGAAGGCACAGTAACGtcatttcaactttttttgaTCATAACGTAGCGTTACATTAGAGCCGTACCAGTCAAACACAGTTGTTTATACTGAGCCTTGTTAGAAGCTCACAGAGCACTTAAGCGCTTGTGGTTTTGGTCTGACTTCAATGCGGGATATCAGATGTTGTAACTAgctactttttttatttttaaacagagaagaGTAATAATTTATATCATAATTTCACAGTCCTGAAAGTTAGCTCAGTCACGGGGACTAGGAAGGGATGAATACTAGTTACTAAATAACTCATGGAAAGCTATTCAGCACAATCCTTGTCTTCAGAGAGGTACTGGAGGGCCGCTCTCGTGTTTGAGGTGTCGAACATCCTTGTGTTTTCCACCGTGTGTTACCATCACGACCACACACGCCCCGGTTCCGAGACCTCGAATGTGGGGAAAACGGCGGCAGGCCTGCACCAGCGGGCTCCCGGAGCGCCCGCAGCCACGCCACCGCCGTCGGGGTCCAGCGAAGTCCACCGCAGGCCTCGGCCTCCTCCAGCTCCGGCGGCCCAGCCCGGGAGGCCGAGGCAGCGGCCTGCGGCGGGCCCTGCCCCGGCGGGACGGGAGGGCTCCGCCAGACCCCCGCCGAGACTCGAACAGCGAGACTACGCCTAAGGAAACGCTCCTCAGCCTGCCGCTGGGAGGGGAAAACCCGCTTTTTAAACCAGCAGCCCCGCCTCGGGCGGCCCGCCGCCTCGCCAGTCAGAGGCTGCCGGTACGGGCCAGCCGCCGGCGCGAcgccctcccctctgcccctcccgggcgccgcgccgcccgcaaGCCCTCTCCCTGCGGCCCGCCCCTACCTTGCGGAGCACCCGGTCGAAGCCCTGCGACTCCACCATGTACTTCATGGCCTCCCGCAGGCTCTCCACCGTGAACCCCatgctgccctgcccgccccgccgacGGGTGACCGCCCTCCCGCCCAGCGCCCCGGAACGGCAACCCCGGCGGGCGGGGCTTCTGCCCGCCTTCCGCCCGcagggccccgccgcgggggagccatggaggcggcggggaggcggcgggaggaggcCGAGGTCGAGGTCGAGGCCACGGCAGAGGCCACCCGGTgcccggaggaggaggaggaggaggaaggcgaaGACGAGGCGTTGCACCTCGCCAAGCGGAGGAGGTTGCTGTGCTCCGAGTTCGCCGCCATCACCAGCAGCGACGCGGCGGTGGCGCGCAGCTTCCTGGCCGGCAACGACTGGCACCTGCAGGTaccccccggcggcggcggcggggggggagcggggctgccccggcggcggcggccccttCCCTGCCGTCTGCCTCTGTCTTTCAGAGGGCGCTGAACGCCTATTTCGAGCCGCCGctagagaaggaggaggaggaggcggcgatGGCAGGCGGGGTGCCGCCGGCCTGCGCCGGGCCCGGGAGCTGGTAGGTgacccccgggctgggggggggggggaggggggtgacAGGAGGAGGCGGATCGGGGGCCCCCCCCGGCTTGGCGGGGCGAGGGGAGCGGTGCCGCTGCTCTCCCCGTACCTCCCCGTCTGCAGGCAGATTCCCCGCCGCTGGAAGGTGCCGGGGCCCCCACGCCCGGGGAGAGCCATCTCCCGCGTCGTAGCGGCCCCCCGGGGGGCAGCGCTCCGCTCTCCGCCGGGCTTCGCACCTCTGCGGACACGCGGTGAGGCAGGTAGTTCCCGTTCCTCGCGTGTCTGTTTCCACACTAGCTCTCGATGTTTCCCAAGGCTGCCCCCTTCGAGGGGAATAGCCGGCTCCTCTTGAGAGGCAGGCAGACTTGCGGGCTGCGCTTTCCCTCTGTGGGTGCTTCAGCCCCCTTCCTCAGGGCTAGTAGATTGTGAGCCTTTTGGAGAAGGGGCAAGGtaattttctcttcattgtCTTGTCTTGTGCAGCAATGCACGTGCAGACTTTACTGTACACGCACACATTTGTGTATGTGTAAACTGTGCATGTGTGTCATGTACTAGatgtatgtgtgtttatattcctataaattaaattgacatgtacacacacacctTGTTAAATATACCCGTGAAAGCTAGGATCTATGATGATCTCGCAGCATACCCGTAGGGCATGCCAAGGGTATGGAACTGCTTGTGGAATTGAACTTTCACAGATTCTGGCCATTCACAGTCCTGAGGGAAGCTTTTTTCCTATAGATTTACTTACTACAAATTTGCATGTTATATAGAAGGGCCCTTATGATCTTTACAGTTATGAGTAAGCTGTATTTGGTAACAGCATACCTGGTTTTGCTTGATATGTATGAATGAAAAAATGCAGGCCTATTAAACGTTGTTCTCTAGGTAGTCCATGATGAGTCAGAATATATCTGTCCCGAATTGGCagcacctttttctttccaagccACTGTCTGTCTTTGCACTGTGGGGTCTGTCTTGAGCTGTTGTATGCAGGATGTGTTGGGAGGGAGGACTATTTGGAGACCTCCCACTCAGGGGAAGATCACTGCAGACGACACAGACTTTAATGTTTCATCTCAAAGTTCTTCAGGTTAcagtataaatataaaaagtcATCATGGAaatagctcagttggttagagcgtggtgctaataacgccaaggttcatgggttcaatccctgctcactgcagggggggttgggctagatgatctctcaaggtcccttccaacccaaagcattctatgattctatgaaatatacCACATTATTTACCTACTTAAATATCTCTTAGCTTCCTCTCCTTtgtctacttttctttttctgttcagtttagATTATGTGTGCATGGTAGCAGAATCTTAGGTTGTTTGTGCAGCACCAAGTACAAAACCAGTACTAAGTTCTAGGGAATAGATTTGTTTTGGTTCCAGGCCTGATTTACATGTGAGCATTCGaatgctgtgtttaaaaacaaatctctaGTATCCCAACTTTGTCAAAACACAGTTTGTCTAGTCTTAGCTCTactatttaatgtattttgttaCCGACTTTCCCTTTACTCAAGGAATTTACAATGGatcagtgttgtggtttaaccccagtggGCAGCTTAGCCACACACAGCCACTTACTCACTTCTCCCCAGGtagatgggggagagaatcggaacggtaaaagtgtgaaaatttgtgggttgagataaagacagtttaacaggcaaagcaaaagccacacacacgAGCAAAGcgaaacaaggaattaattcactaatTCCGATCAGCAGGCAGGTCTTCAGCcatctgcaggaaagcagggctccatcacatgtagCAGTTACCcgggaagacaaatgccataacccTTAACgttcccccttccttctccttagaatcatagaattgtttagattggaaaagacctttaagatcattggGTCTGACCATTAACCTAACcctaccactaaaccagttaagggtagagtaataattaatttcatgtttcctggcttggtggctggattattttttaatgaaagtaaaaactaggaatcattaaggttggaaaggacgtctaagatcatcagtccaacctttcccccagcttttattgctgaacacAGTGTCATATGGGATGggatgtccctttggtcagttggggtcagctgtcccggctctGTCCCgtcccagcctcctgcccacctccagcctcctcgctgatggggcagcaggagaagcagagaaggccttgatgctgtgtaggcactgctcagcagtaatgaaaacatccctgtgttgtTATCAACAccgtttccagcacaaatccaaaccatagccccatactagctactgtgaagaaaattaactctccgCCAGCCAAAACGAGCACAACCATGTATTAGCAGCTAGAGTCTGGTTCTCTTTAGCCATGCAGTCCCCAAACAGTTACTAGACTGGGGCACTCGAACTTTGACAGTGTTGTTTAGCCGTTATCAAATCAACAGGGTAGATGGGGCCTGTGTTTCTGAGGTGGGGCTTGGGGTGAATATTCCCAAAGAAAAGGACTATCAGTTTGTCACAGAGCGAGTTTGCACATGTACCTCCCCAGGGCGGTTGGCAATTGGAAGAATCTCAGCTGCACTACAAAGGTgggcacataaaagtgagtcCTGGCTGCAGTTCTTTGTTTCTAATACGCTGGAAAGTGTTTGAAAAACTAATATACACAGCCTGCCTCTAGTATGGGGAAAGAGTTGAACTATGCAAGTGCTTTGCATTACGTTGGGCACCATCTGATTAACTTAAATCAGAATGGTAAATGTTATCTTGCGTCtataaaggaggaggaaaaaccaCTTCACCTGTGTACTAAGGCTCTGTATGACTGAGGTCTgtatgttttagttactgcacTTTTAAATTACGTTGAGATCAATACATGTTAACTTATTTGTTGGGAAGGTTTTAGATGGCCACCTGCAAGTTGTGATGGGtctaaaacattttcctttagaaGATAAGGGAATTGGAGGAAGAATAGTATTATGCACATTGACAAACAAGTAAACTCTCTCTTTAGTATTGACCTCACAGCAGATGCAACTACTAGTAATGCTGGTGTCAATAGTGCAGACTCAAGGCAGCAGGAAGATGACAGCAGCTTCTCACTGATAACCTGGAACATTGATGGGCTGGATCTAGGAAATCTAAAAGAACGAGCTAGAGGAATCTGTTCTTACCTGGCATTGTAAGTATAGCTTCATCTTTGTATTGTCATGTACCCAGctttaaaggaaaatgcaagCTTCTTGTTTTAGGTATTTACAAATCTTCATGCCCAAATTATCTTAATGTTAGATGGAACAATACAGTCACTTTATAAATCCTAAATAGCTGAATAAAAGTTGATATACTGGTTGGAAGAAGTGTGAACCTGTGCAGCAGCccaaaagttaaatattttgtgatggctactttaaaaagattttttataATGAACAATATTGTTCAAGTTGCAGTCATACATCAAGAGCATACTTCATACTTCCATCCTGTACATGAGAGAAGGATAAAACTGCAAGAAACTTTTTTGTCTTATTCCAGTAGTGTGAATAACTTCACACTAGAGCACACTgtttgaaacaacaaaaaagatttttttagtaaaatgtGAAAAGTGGCTCTCTTGCCATTACTGTTACTTGTctatcaaaaaagaaaatgtgcaagGTAAGGTAAAAGCAATAGAATCTGTGATTACCTTTTGTGGTTCCACCAGTGGAAGCCTCCCATGAATATATTTATGAACAATTTAGCAATTAAATATATTGATTTATCTTAACGCAGTAACAgtgtaaatgaaattatttaaacaagTGATAATTTAAGTTCCTGTTAAAACAGCAGAAACCCCTTAACTAATTCAATTTTCACTTGATTTTGTTAATCTGGGGTGACAATATTCTTCTGTAAATAAGGCCTTAGTTTTGTCTTTCACCTGCTTAAAGCAGGGCTATTCAGCAGTGTAGCAAAAATAGGACAGCTGTAAAATCATGTctaaatcagcattttcaggACTGCTGCCCCACATGAACTGTTACTGATTGCACAGCTCTAAGAAATAAAAGAGCTTGGTGTTGATGAGACTGGAGAAAATGAATGGCAGGTTACCTGAGGGGATCTGTTGTAAGTGAATGAGGCAGCGGTTGGAATCTCCTGGAGAACTTAGATGTTGCAGAACATGTTccaaagctgctttgcagctgcttAAGTTGAATTCCTCATGTATGTAGTATATGAAACCTGCACAAATGTTTGCAAGATCAAGGTATAAGGAAGTCATGCATTTTATTACCATGTCAGTTCCATGTCCATAATAATCATTTCCTCCCTTTTAACAATGGTGATGTGTCTACATGCTACTAAATATGATGGAGagaggtttttcctttttttaaaaaacagattctTACAGTGTCTAGGAAGATGAGGACAAGGTGCACCTGAAATCCCTGACCCTGTTCCATTTGGCCTCAGAGTATAACAGTACTACCTTTCAGTAGTTAATTTAAAACCTTGTCTTGCCGATTTCAGATACAGTCCAGATGTTGTGTTTTTACAAGAGGTCATCCCACCACATCTCTGTCTTCTAAAGATGAGAGCAGGGAGTTATACTATTATTCCAGGTAAGAAATAACTCTCAGTTTTTGAAGACAGAAACCGGAAAAAGTAAGTTCGGTTTTATTCTGTCTCCCTTGCCAAAATCTCTGACCATTTGTAGGAATGAAAAGAGTAAAGTGAAGAAGGAAGcacttaaattaatttctgtgttttgatatCAGGATATAGTTTGATGCAAATTATGCATGTGAAAAGCTTGCTTGCCTGGAagtttcctttgtattttttctgcattttaaaagactgataGCAAGAGTAGCCAAAAAAGTGCCCTAGATA
This sequence is a window from Pelecanus crispus isolate bPelCri1 chromosome 2, bPelCri1.pri, whole genome shotgun sequence. Protein-coding genes within it:
- the ACOT13 gene encoding acyl-coenzyme A thioesterase 13, producing the protein MGFTVESLREAMKYMVESQGFDRVLRKMKLLSATPGKIVCEMKVEEEHTNRGGTLHGGLTATLVDVVSTAALLYTERAVPGVSVDMNITYTSAAKIGEEILITAQILKQGRNIAFASVDLTNKATGKLIAQGRHTKYLGN